The window GAATATATTGATGATTTAAATGAAGAAATTAATGAATTAAAAAATAAAGAACAAACAGATAAAAACATAGGGAAAATAAAAAGAAAAGAAAATGAAACAATAAATAAAAAAGAAGAAATTAAATTATTGAAAAAGGAAATAGAACAATATAAATTATTTTAAATTTTAATATAGTCTAGGAAATTTTTAGCATTTTTTTATAATTACAGATGAGAAATATTTTTTAATTTTGTCGAAAACTCTTGATATTTATTGAATATACTTAATTTTAGGTATATTTTAATATGATAGAGGTGGATAATAATTATGGAAAAAATAATTCAAGAACTAGTAAATACTTTAACAGATGATCAATTTTTAGAATTTTATGAAAAAGTCAAACAACAAGCAGAATTAATAAAAAAACAAAAACGTTTAAATGAAATTGATCAAAAATTTAGAGCGCAAGGTATTAAATGCCCTAAATGTGAATCTTACCATTGCGTTAAAAATGGACATAATTCAGAAGGAAAACAAAAATATTTATGTAAAAATTGCCGTGCAAGTTTTGACGCTTTTCGTAATCATTTTATTTATTGAAGTCATTTAAATTATGAACAATGAAATTTATTGATTCAAATTTCATTGCTGGGGCAATCTAGTAAAACAATTTCTCGTTTTATTAAAACTACATTAAAAACTGCTTGATATAATCGTCAAAAATTAATGAAATCAAAACAATTAGAAAATACCCAATTAAAATTTAAAAAATTATCTGGTAAAATCCAAATCGATGAAACATTTATTAAAGAAATCCATAAAGGAAATTTCAAATATAAAACTGATCCACGAAGAATTCACCTTGACCCATTCGCAACTAATACTAAATGCTGTATTCAAATGGCAATTGATAATAATAACAATATTTATGTTAAATCCACAAACACCAAACGTTTACAAAAACAATGAGTTATTGAAAATATGAACAAAGAATTAATTAACGAAAATTCAATTATTACTTCTGATATGCAAAAATTATATTTTTTAGTAGCAAAACAAACAAATTCTACTTTATGTGTAACTAAAACAACAATTAATCCTGAAGCTAGTTATCGTAACTTAAATAAAATCAGTAAATTACAATCTAGTCTTAAAGAAGCCTTAATTCATTATCATGGTTTAGGTTTTACTAATATTCAAAATTATTTAAATCTCTGAAAATGAAAATACCAACATAAGGGTTTAACTCCAAACCAACAAACAGCGGTATTATATTTTAATGTATAAAAAAGTTAAAGTAAAAATAGTAATTTTACATAAAAGCCTTTTAAAATTATCAAGTTGATGATTTTTTTTATTTTATCAAGAGTTTTCGACAAAATTAAAAGAAATATTTAATAAAAATGAAAAGATTGTTAAGTCTTTTAGAAATACTTAGTTTAACGGTATTAGAACAACAAGTTTGAATTTCTTATAAAAAATAACAATTCAAAATATAAATAAATTATTTTCTTAAAAATTTTTGTAATGTTTGAAATGGTGATTTGTTTTGTAGGGACTGTACAATTAACTGTGTCTCTAAGTAATTAACTTAAATTCACTCTGTCTTCAAATTTTATCATTAAATGTGAAATTGCACTACCCCAATTTTGAATTGGCATCGTTCATTTCTTAACCATATTTTGAAATGCTAAATAAAATATTTTAAAAACTGATGCGTCATTAGGAAAAATCTTTTTATTCTTAATGACTTTTCTTAATTGACTATTAACAGATTCAATCGCATTAGTTGTGTAAATAATTCTTCTAAATTCCTGAGGATATTCAAGAAAAATTATTAAATTATTTCAGTTATTTTTTCATGATTTAGTAATTTGTGGATACTTTTTATTTCATTTTTCTGAAAAATGATCTAAAGCAATTAACGCTATTTCTTCATTAATTGCTGTATAAATTGATTTTAAATCATTAGCTACAAGTTTGCGATCTTTGTAAGGAACAAATTTTAAACTATTGCGAATTTGATGAACAATGCATAATTGATGCTGTGTTTTTGGGAAAACAGCTTCTATTGCATCAGACATCCCAGTTAAATTATCACTACAAGCAACAAGAATATTTTGTAATCCACGATTTTTCATTTCCGTAAGATTATTAAGTCAAAATTTGGCTCCCTCATTCTCACTAATTCACATTCCTAAAATATCTTTTAAACCATCTAAATTAATTCCTAAGACAAGACAAACTGCTTTATTTATTATTCGTTTATCTTGCTTTACTTTAACAACAATACAATCAAAATAAACAATCGGATAAATCTTCTCTAAAGGTTTAGTTTGTCACATTTTAACTTCTTCAATAACATCATCAGTTATTTGACTAATTAAACTTTCTGAAATTTCTGCTCCGTGATAGAATTCTTGCAATTGTGCTTTGATATCAGAAATTGTCATTCCTCTTGCATATAAAGAAATTACTTTTTGATCAAAGTTATCAAATCTTCTTTGTCTTTTCGGAATAATTACTGGTTCAAAAGTACTATTTCGATCTCTTGGTACATCAATTGCGATTGAACCATTTTTAGTAATAATGGTTTTTTGTGTGTTGCCATTTCTTTTATTATGATTCTCATCAGTTTCAAGATAATCTTTAATTTCCGTATTTAACATTCGTTCAGTTAATTTTTTGGTAAATTCCTGAAAAATAGTATTGCCTTTAAATAAATCTTGTGGATTATTAATATTTTCTAAAAAATAATCAACAACTTTATCAATTGCGTCAGGTTCTTTTTTTATTTTTTTTGTCATTTTCTGTTCTCCTTCATTTAAGTATAATTCAGAATGAATTATCGAGACACAGAATTTTGGACAGGCTCGTTTTGTAATGCTGAATGACAGCGTTCAAAATTATAAAAGTAATAATATTTGTTTAAATAATGTTGGAGTTCGTTTTGATTTAATTTTTTTTTAATTTTGTCGAAAACTCTTGATAAAATAAAAAAAATCATCAACTTGATAATTTTAAAAGGCTTTTATGTAAAATTACTATTTTTACTTTAACTTTTTTATACATTAAAATATAATACCGCTGTTTGTTGGTTTGGAGTTAAACCCTTATGTTGGTATTTTCATTTTCAGAGATTTAAATAATTTTGAATATTAGTAAAACCTAAACCATGATAATGAATTAAGGCTTCTTTAAGACTAGATTGTAATTTACTGATTTTATTTAAGTTACGATAACTAGCTTCAGGATTAATTGTTGTTTTAGTTACACATAAAGTAGAATTTGTTTGTTTTGCTACTAAAAAATATAATTTTTGCATATCAGAAGTAATAATTGAATTTTCGTTAATTAATTCTTTGTTCATATTTTCAATAACTCATTGTTTTTGTAAACGTTTGGTGTTTGTGGATTTAACATAAATATTGTTATTATTATCAATTGCCATTTGAATACAGCATTTAGTATTAGTTGCGAATGGGTCAAGGTGAATTCTTCGTGGATCAGTTTTATATTTGAAATTTCCTTTATGGATTTCTTTAATAAATGTTTCATCGATTTGGATTTTACCAGATAATTTTTTAAATTTTAATTGGGTATTTTCTAATTGTTTTGATTTCATTAATTTTTGACGATTATATCAAGCAGTTTTTAATGTAGTTTTAATAAAACGAGAAATTGTTTTACTAGATTGCCCCAGCAATGAAATTTGAATCAATAAATTTCATTGTTCATAATTTAAATGACTTCAATAAATAAAATGATTACGAAAAGCGTCAAAACTTGCACGGCAATTTTTACATAAATATTTTTGTTTTCCTTCTGAATTATGTCCATTTTTAACGCAATGGTAAGATTCACATTTAGGGCATTTAATACCTTGCGCTCTAAATTTTTGATCAATTTCATTTAAACGTTTTTGTTTTTTTATTAATTCTGCTTGTTGTTTGACTTTTTCATAAAATTCTAAAAATTGATCATCTGTTAAAGTATTTACTAGTTCTTGAATTATTTTTTCCATAATTATTATCCACCTCTATCATATTAAAATATACCTAAAATTAAGTATATTCAATAAATATCAAGAGTTTTCGACAAAATTAAAATAATTTTTTATATTTAGAATAAAATAATTTGCTATAATGTTGGTGGAATCTTTCAATCTTTCCATTAGATTGAGGTGAGCGAATCGGCGTGGTTTCGTGAACAATTCCATTCCTCGAAAGAAAGGTTGTAAAAGGCCTTTCTTTTACTTTGTATGATTTTTTATTACTTCAATTGGTAGTGGTAAATTCCGGAGCATTGTCAGTACGAAGGCGTTTAATTGTTATGCCAAGTTCGCCAAAATCTTTCATTGCTCTTTGAACGGCATTAATAGCATTGTTGGTTCCTAAACTATCATAAACATAACCAAATACTATGCGTGTCATTTCGTTAATGAAATCATAAATGTAATATTTTTTATCAACCGGAAAATTTGATGGGGTAATTATTTTGGCATCCATTTGTAAAAGACCAATCTCAGAAACTTCATAACGCTTAAAATGGCGTTTTGTTTGTTTGATTTGCTGTTTTAATTCTTTTCAACGAGGGTCAGATTTAATTCAACGATAAAAAGTTTTGATATTTTTAGGAACTTCTGAATTTTTAATATCGTGAGAACCGATTTTTAAATTATTAAATAAAGACCACATTCCACCTGCTTGAAGATTTTTATAATCAAAATATAAATCACATACCTTTTCACGAGAATTTAAACTATATTGATAATTAAGATTTTGTGGTCTTGTAGTTTTAAACAATAACAAATCTAAATTATCAGAATAATAAGCGGTCATAATTTTTTCCGCCCAACGATAAAAGGTTTTCGTTGCATTCTTAAAATATTTTTTAATAAGTTTTGTTAAAGTAGTTTCTTCCATATAAAAATAAGTGCATAAATTTAAATAGGAAGTAGTGCGTTTTTTAGTTTTATAGTAATAAGGATTACGGCAATTAACACTTAGTTAACTTTGTACTTTTGTTTTTAAATCTGCTAAATCAGCTTGGGAAATAATATATTTCATTTTTTAAACTCCTTAAATTAAGAAAACCGTATTACAAAAAATACGATTTTCAAACATATTTATTAAAATTGCTAATTAATTAGGTATTTTTGCTAAAAATGAACTTATAAAATATTGTGGTTTATTTAATTGATATCTATCTAAATAAACAAATGACACTTTAATACTTTCAAGTTTAGGAATTTCTCAGCCATAAATAGTCAATATATCTTCAGATGGTTTTGGTTTATAAACACCTTCTCGTTTAAAAA is drawn from Spiroplasma endosymbiont of Clivina fossor and contains these coding sequences:
- a CDS encoding IS256 family transposase — translated: MTKKIKKEPDAIDKVVDYFLENINNPQDLFKGNTIFQEFTKKLTERMLNTEIKDYLETDENHNKRNGNTQKTIITKNGSIAIDVPRDRNSTFEPVIIPKRQRRFDNFDQKVISLYARGMTISDIKAQLQEFYHGAEISESLISQITDDVIEEVKMWQTKPLEKIYPIVYFDCIVVKVKQDKRIINKAVCLVLGINLDGLKDILGMWISENEGAKFWLNNLTEMKNRGLQNILVACSDNLTGMSDAIEAVFPKTQHQLCIVHQIRNSLKFVPYKDRKLVANDLKSIYTAINEEIALIALDHFSEKWNKKYPQITKSWKNNWNNLIIFLEYPQEFRRIIYTTNAIESVNSQLRKVIKNKKIFPNDASVFKIFYLAFQNMVKKWTMPIQNWGSAISHLMIKFEDRVNLS
- a CDS encoding IS1/IS1595 family N-terminal zinc-binding domain-containing protein, which produces MEKIIQELVNTLTDDQFLEFYEKVKQQAELIKKQKRLNEIDQKFRAQGIKCPKCESYHCVKNGHNSEGKQKYLCKNCRASFDAFRNHFIYWSHLNYEQWNLLIQISLLGQSSKTISRFIKTTLKTAWYNRQKLMKSKQLENTQLKFKKLSGKIQIDETFIKEIHKGNFKYKTDPRRIHLDPFATNTKCCIQMAIDNNNNIYVKSTNTKRLQKQWVIENMNKELINENSIITSDMQKLYFLVAKQTNSTLCVTKTTINPEASYRNLNKISKLQSSLKEALIHYHGLGFTNIQNYLNLWKWKYQHKGLTPNQQTAVLYFNV
- a CDS encoding DDE-type integrase/transposase/recombinase, whose protein sequence is MTAYYSDNLDLLLFKTTRPQNLNYQYSLNSREKVCDLYFDYKNLQAGGMWSLFNNLKIGSHDIKNSEVPKNIKTFYRWIKSDPRWKELKQQIKQTKRHFKRYEVSEIGLLQMDAKIITPSNFPVDKKYYIYDFINEMTRIVFGYVYDSLGTNNAINAVQRAMKDFGELGITIKRLRTDNAPEFTTTNWSNKKSYKVKERPFTTFLSRNGIVHETTPIRSPQSNGKIERFHQHYSKLFYSKYKKLF